Below is a genomic region from Pseudomonas frederiksbergensis.
TTCACCGTTGTCGCCAGAGCGAATAATGATGTTCTCGAACTCTTCCTCGGAAACCAGGCGACCTTGGGTGTTGACCGAGAGCTGGAACGCGGTGGCGTTCGGCGCAGGCGGCGCACCCAGGGCACCGGCGGCAACCTGACGGTTCTGTTCGCGAATCGCGTTGACCACATCGGTCGCGGTCAGGTTGCGCGAAGCGGTCTTGTTCGGATCGAGCCAGACTCGCAGCGAGTAGTCGCCCATGCCGAACAGCTGCACGTCACCCACGCCGCCCAGCCGCGCCAGTTCATCCTTGATGTTGAGCAGGGCGTAGTTGGACAGGTAGAGCATGTCGTAGCGCTTGTCCGGCGAGGTCAAGTGCACAACCATGGTCAGGTCGGGCGAGGCCTTGTCCACCGTGATACCGATCCGGGTCACTTCTGCGGGCAGCTTGGGCTCGGAGCGGGTGACGCGGTTCTGCACCTGCACCTGAGCGTTGTCCAGGTCGGTGCCCAGCGCAAAGGTGATGGTCAGGGTGATCTTGCCGTCAGCGGTGGACTGCGAGGACATGTACAGCATGTTCTCGACGCCGGTGATGGCTTGCTCCAGCGGAGCGGCCACGGTTTCACCGATGACTTTGGGGTTGGCACCCGGGAAGTTGGCGCGGACCACCACAGTCGGTGGCACGACTTCCGGGTATTCGCTGATCGGTAGCTGGAACAGCGAGATGCTGCCGGCGATCAGGATCAGCAGCGAGAGCACCGCTGCGAAGATCGGCCGTGAAATGAAGAATTGGGAAAAATTCATCGGAGTTGTCGTCCCTTAACCACGTGGAGTCGCAGCGGCGAGCTTCACAGCCGTACCCGGCGCAACCTTGGCAGGTGCGACTTGGGGCAGGTTGCTGGCTTCAAGCGCTTGGCGTTGTTGAGCAAGGGCCGCGAGGGTTTCCTGGCTGGCCATCGGAATCACTTCAGGCGTGACCGGGGAGCCCGGACGTACCCGTTGCAAGCCCTTGACGATGATCGTGTCGTCCTTGTTCAGGCCGCTGCGCACAATGCGTAAACCTTCGATTTTCGGCCCCAGTTCGACGGCGCGATAAGCCGATTTGTTGTCGGCGTCCATCACCAGCACGAACTTTTTACCCAGGTCGGTACCGACGGCTTCGTCGTTGATCAACACGGCGGAGTAGGTCCCGCTGCCCACCAGTTTCAGGCGAGCGTAGAGGCCGGGGGTGTATTCGCCCTTGCTGTTATCAAATACGGCACGACCACGAATGGTGCCGGTTTTCGGGTTGACCTGGTTGTCGACGAAGTTCATCTGGCCCAGGTGTGGGTTGCCTTCTTCATTGGACAGACCAAGGTAAACCGGAGTGGTTTGACCGCGTTGGCCCTGGCGGGCGAGTTGGGTGTACTTGAGGTACACACGCTCATCGGCGTCGAAGTAGGCGTAAATCTTGTCGGTGGAGACCACGCTGGTCAGCGCGGTGACATCAGCGGTGACCAGGTTGCCGGCGGTGATTTCTGCACGGCTGACACGGCCGCTGATCGGTGCGGTGACGCGGGTGAAACTGAGATTCAGTTTGGCCAGGTCCAATTGAGCCTGGATCGCGCCGACAGCGGCTCGGGCTTCTTGGGCGGCGCTGGTACGCGAGTCGGCCAGCTCCGCGGAAATCGCGTTGCTGGTGCGCAGGCGTTCACCGCGTTGGGCTTCATTTTCGCTGCGGGTAGCATTGGCGCGGCCCTGGGCAACCAGGGCTTCAAGGCGGCGGACCTCAGCCTGGAACGGCCGGGGGTCGATCTGGAACAACAGATCGCCTTTTTTTACCAGTGCACCTTCGGTGAAAGTGACTTCATCGATCTGGCCAGACACCCGAGGACGAATCTCGACGGTTTCCGGTGCTTCGAGGCGGCCAGTGAAATCGTCCCACTCGTTGACCGGTTGTTCCAGCACCTTGGCCACGCTGACTTTGGCCGGGGGCATGGTGGCGGCAGCGTCCGGCGTCTTGCCGCAGGCGCTCATCACCAGCAAGGCCAAGAGGGCCAAGGGGAAGCGCAAATGTTTGAGTGACTGTTCCATGGATGCATCCGCCAATGTATTGAGATGGGCGGATGATGCTCGGCGGGGCGGTATCAAACGAATCGAATGAGGCAAAGGTAACTATCATTCGGAATGATATAAGCGGCAAGTGAGCCCTCTAGCATGGGGCTTTCGTTAGGTGGCTATCAATGTTCCTGATGACAATTCTGTGTTGCGCAGAATGCAAAGGACAGCCTTGAAACCGCGTCGCGAAGAGGTCATCAGTGGTGGCGGGGATTGGTTTGGAAGCGCCGGCTGAAACAGCGGGCACTACGTCAATCACGCAGGTGTGGCACGCCTGGCCATTCACTCGGACGATAAACCGATTGAAAGTGCAGGGCGCCCCTCTCTGGCGCCCTTTCAAAACCACACACTCAGAAACGTCTACACAGTGTCCTTGGTCATACGCTCATCAATGGGCTTATGCCTTGTTTCGGTCGGGATAAGTGACTTGCCAGTGCAGAATCTGCTGTTGGATATTCCAATGAATAATCTGCTCGTAGAGCTTCTCGACGAAGGCCACTTCGAACCCAGCGGCGACTGCCCACTCGCGGCGGTCTTCGAGCATCGCCGCGACTCGCTCCGGTGCGGGGATAGCCTGCTCATTGGCTTTGAATTGCACAGCGGCTTTCACATAACCCAGGCGTTGTTTCAAGGACTCAAGGATCTGGCGATCAAAAAAATCGATGCCTGCCCGAACATCATTGAGGCTTTCGCAGGCTTCAGGCGTTTTAAGTTGCGACATAGTGCTTGTCTCAATGTGTGATGAAAATAGCCAATTTCAGATGACGTCGAATCGGGGACACGTCTCCCTGGCGGAGTGTGAAGGTCGTCGCTCATGACCCTCTTGTTTGACATGCGCCCCCCCAAATCGCCAGGCATCGGTCTCAAGCTCGGTAATGACCTCATCGATCAATGCGTCGATCATTAAGTTGTCGTGATGATGGGGTGTCGTTATCAAGTGCGCCGTATCGCCAGATATCGCCAGGCAATATTTCTTCGCAATCCACTGCGACGGGCAGGGGAACACTACGGTGATGGAGTTCTCGTTGCGCCAGGCATCAATGCCCGCAGCCTGGAATCGATCCACCGCATACTGTGCTTTTTCCAGGCTGTGGTGGATACGCTGGCGCCAGTCAGCGAACGAGTGGCTACGGAGTGCCGCCCACATCATCAACGGTGTATGGCCATTGCGCGAGCCACTGATGGTCTTGTCATGGGCCAGGATGTAGTCCACTTCCACCGAGATGCGCGCAACGTTCTTGCGTTTGGCCACGACGATCCCGCAAGGAATGGGCGAACCGATCATCTTGTGGCCGGAGACGCAGATCGAGTCGATGCCATCGGCGAACGAGAAGGGCTGTGGGTGATCGACGAAGGGCAGGATCATCCCGCTCAGCGCTGCGTCTGCGTGCAAGTAGTAGTCATGACGGGCAATGCCCGCCTGCTGCAGACGCTGTTGAATGGTGGCGATATTGTCGACCGCTCCGCGCAGGGTGGTGCCGATGTTAGCGAAGATGATGGGGTGGCGTTCCTGGTCGGCGGTTATTTTTGCCATCAGGTCGTCGTAGTCGATTTCGCCATTGGCCAATGACTCGACTGCACGACATTTGATCCGTAGCAACTTGACGATTTTCGCAACGGAGTAATGGGTGTCTTTCGAGTAGTACAGGGTGCCGTCCGGGAACAGTTCGCGACCCAGGTAGCAGCCAAACATGTTGCCTTCGGTCCCCCCGTTGGTGACGTAGCCCCAGCTGTCTTCAAGCGCAATGTTGAACAGCTCGGAGAAGTACGTCATGACGTCCTTTTCAAAGTCGAATGAGTTCAACAGGTAGTTGCTGTACTCGTTCCAATCCCCGCAGTTGTTGATCGAAAAACGCAGGAAGCGATGCAACTGGGAGTAATCGAAGTCCGCTGATTCGGGGTACCCGATATTGAAGTACTGATTCGTCACGCAGTGCTGCCAGAAGCGCTCAAGCCTGCTTTGGTCGGCAGTGGATAAAGTCATTTCTAACTCCTTTTAGAGGCCGCCCGGTCAGGCGGCTTTTTGCTTCGTGTCTACCAGCGACCACCAACTGGCGAGCGTGGGCGAGGCCGCCAGCTCTTCGAAGCTGACAGCGATACCGCGTTCTTTGAGCTCCGCAGCGAGCTTCATCACCTGCAAGGAATCGAGGCCGTAGAAAATCAGGTTTTCCTCTGGGTCCAGGTCTTCACAGTCCTCGACAAGTTGCAGTACGCGGGTGTGTAACCAGGCGCGGGTGGTTTCCGCCGCCAGGAACTGGCGTAGTTGCTTTTTGTCGATCTTGCCCACGGCCGTCAGCGGCATGGTCTCGATGAGCCGGATGCGATCGGGCAGTTTGTATTCGGCGATGCCGAGTTCCATCAAGTGGCGTCTCAAGGCGGGTGGTTTGAGAGTGGGGTTGCGGGAGACGACGAAGGCGCAGCTCTTTTCCCCTAGTCTGTCGTCGGGCATGGCCACCAGGCCGGCGTGGGTCACGTCCGGGTGGAGGACGATGAGGTTTTCGATTTCCTCCGAGGCCACTTTTTCGCCACCGCGGTTGATCTGATCCTTGACCCTGCCGACGACCCGCAAATCGCCTGTCGGTGTGAGCTGAACGAGGTCGCCGGAATAGTAGTAACCCTCATTGTCAAACGCCTGGGCATTCTGTTCAGGGCTTCGGTAATACCCGCAGAACGTGTAAGGACCGCGAGTGGCGAGCATGCCAGGCTCGCCGTGCGGGACGGGAATGCCGTGTTCGTCGACGATTTTGATTTCGTCATCCGGACTGATTGGACGGCCTTGAGTGGTGAAGATCTGTTCGTTTGAGTCGTCCAGGCGGGTGTAGTTGATCAGCCCCTCGGCCATGCCGAACACCTGCTGCAACGTGCAGCCGAGCACTCCGGGAACCTGGCGTGCCAGCGAGTCGGCGAAACAGGCGCCGCCGACCTGGAGGAATTCCAGCGATTGCAGTTGCTCTTTGTGCTCCGGTGCGGCCTGCAACCACAAGGCGACCGCACTTGGAACCAAGGCCACGGTATTCACTTCATGGCGCTGAATGATCGAAAAGCAAGTCAATGGCTCCGGGCTGGGAGCCATGACGATAGTGCCGCCGGCATACAGGACACCCAAGGCGCCGGGCGAGCTGAGCAAGAAGTTGTGCGCCGCAGGCAGGGCGCACAGAAAGCGCGTTTGTGGTGTGAGCTCGCATACGTGCGCACTCGCCCGAGCGTTGTAGTGATAGTCGTTATGGGTGCGCGGGATGAGTTTGGGGGTGCCTGTGCTGCCGCCGGACAATTGGAATAGCGCCACTTCACCCGGTTCGCTGGGGGAGAAGTCCACGTGGCGCTCACTTGGGGTTTTGATCCAGGCGGCGAGGTTGTTTTCGGGACGCAGTTCGCCCAGCAGCAGGGTGATTTCAGGGCTGGAGCCCACTTCCTTGAGGTCTGCGATGTAGCTGTCGTCGCGAAAGACTTCATGCTCACGAGAAGCGATCAGCAGCCTAGGCGTGATTTGCTTGGCGTAGCTCTTGAGTTCCAGTTTTCGATGGCTGTAGAGCGCGTTGAGGGGCGCAATCCCGGTCTTGAGCAGCGCGAACAAGACAATGTAAAACTCCGCAATATTGGGCAGTTGCACCAAGGCGGTGTCGCCTTTGCCAAGCCCGCTGGCCGCCAGACGCGAAGCCAGGTTGGACGACAGCTGCTCCAGCTCGGCATAGCTGAAACGACGATCACCGCAAATAATCGCCGATGCGTGAGGTTGCGACTGGCTGCGTGCCTGAAGAATTTGTGTGAGTGGTTTGTCGATCCAGTAGCCTTTTTCCCGATAGCTCTGCGCTCTGTCGAGGGGCCAGTGATGGAATTCTATAGTCATGATTGTCACTACTGAAAAAGTTCGTATTAGTGGGCCAAACCGCAGGCGCGCAGCATGGTGCCGAGTTTGGTCTGGACTTCTGTCCATTCGGAGTCGGGGCTCGAGGCTTCGACGATGCCAGCGCCGGCGAACAGGCGGACCCTGTTGCGCTTGACGGTGCCGCAGCGAATGGTCACCACCCACTCGCCATTGCCTTGGGCGTCGCACCAGCCAACCATGCCGGTGAACAGGCCACGCTCGAAGGGTTCGACGAAGCGGATCAGGCGCCGGGCGCGCTCGGTGGGGAACCCACAGACGGCAGGGGTTGGATGCAGGCGGCAGGCAAGCTGCAAGGCCGAGACTGTCGGATCCGCCAATGTGCCTTCGATACGCGTGGAGAGATGCCAAAGTGCGGGCGTGCTGATAAGGGTGGGGCGCTGGGGCACATTCAGCTGTGTGCACAGCTCCCCAAGTTGAGTGGCAATGTCCTCGGTCACGAGGCGGTGCTCGTAGTGATCCTTTTCCGAAGCGGACAGCCAATCTGCGTTGCGCCGGTCCGCTTGTGGATCGGTCATGCGTTTGGCCGAACCCGCCAGCGGGTTGGACACGAAGTTCAGACCGTCCTTGTGGACGAGCAGCTCGGGGCTGACGCCGATCAGCGTAGCGCCGTCCAGCATGGGTACACGGAAGTGATAGCCGCTTTGATTCTGGGCTCGCAGATTGTTCTGCATGGCGCCCACATCCACATCCTGCGCAAACACCAGCTCACGTTGCACCGAGAGCACGGCCTTGCGCACGTCACTGTGGCGGAAGTTGACGATCGCGTGCTCTACCGCGCGTTTGAAGCCTTGCTCGTCCGGTATGTTTTTTTGCTCGATCAGTTCAGGCAGTGTTGCGACGCCTGTCCGCGCGGTGGTGCTTCGTGCTCGCCACTCGGCGTGTTCGGGGATGTAGAGGCAAGAGGCTTCAGCAGGATCGAAGGGGATGGCGCCGACGATTATCGGGTTGCTCTGGCCGGCCTTGCGCGCCCGGTCGAGGGCTTGCATAACGGTTTTCTGGAACAGGCTATTGGCGTTATCGCCGCCAATGGCAGGTGTTTCGATTCGCTGAAGCATCCCGGCGACTGTTAGTTCTCGATCGCCGGAGGTGAATGAAAAACGCTCTTTTTCATCAATGGCTTGCACCTCATCCGTGTCATTCGCTCTTAGGGTGCCCGATCTCATTTGGGGAAAGCCTCCGTGGCCTATGGGGAAAAAATTAAGTCTTGAAATGTAATCATTATCGTTTCTAATATGGGACGCTAATCATTTAGATTTGTCAATCACATGAGTGAGCCATGAGAGAGTTAACTTCAATGCAAGCCGCCTGTTGGATCGGGCGCGCTGCTCATGCGTCTTTAGGGAGAGTTTCGGCTCATCTTTATGCCGAGTTTGATGGTCGTTCCATTGACCTGGAACGGCTTCGCAAGGCGCTTGAACGGGTATGTCTGCTGCATCCCATGCTGCGGGTTCGGCTGAATGCAGAGGGCCTGCAATCCATTGCTTCGATGGACCAGTCACCGCCGTTGGAAGTCGAAGATCTACGCGTGATGACCGAGCTGGAAGTGGCGCGGCATCTGCTCTGCAAACGTGAGGAATGGACTCATCAGCAGCTTGATCTCGGCCATTGCCCGGGCGTCCGTTTCTCGGTCAGCCTGCTGGCGGGCGATGAGTTCCGCTTGCACGTCGATACGGACATGATCGCCATCGACCCGTCGAGTTTCCGCATATTAATCGAAGACCTGGCACGGTTTTATGATGACCCCGACGGACCGGTTCCACACACGCCTTCTTTCTTCGATTGGTACGACAAGGCGCGTACCGATACCTCGCTCAAAGTCGCCCGAGAACGAGACCGCATTTGGTGGCGTGAGCGCCTGGCTGAAGTCGCTCCTGCGCCCACATTGCCGTTTCTCGAGGTTCAGCCTGATCAAGCCCGGAGCCATCGATTAAGCACATGGCTTGGCCCCGATGAGCGTCAGGCGTTACAGCGTCTGGCCCGTGAGCGAAGAATGACCCTGTCGACCTTGATGATGGGGCTTTTCGCGGCTGTACTCGGGGCGCAGACAGGGGACCGGAAATTTCGCCTCAACGTGCCCACGTTCTGGCGTCCGCCACTGGTGGATGAAGTCGAGCGGGTAGTCGGCGATTTTGCCAACGTGCTGATTCTCGATGTGGATATCGAGTCGGCCCGGAGCCCCGCAGCCCTTTGCACGCAGATGGCGAAAAAGATGGTCGATTTGCTCGAACATTGCGCCTATCCAGGGGTGAATCTGATGCGCGATCTTTCTCGCCATCATGGTTCGCCGCAACTGGCGCCGGTGGTGTTTACCGCAGCGCTGGACATGCCGGGTGGCGATCTTCTCTCGGAGCGCGTCCGGCGTGTCTTCGGGTCGATGAACTGGGTGATCTCCCAAGGGCCCCAGGTTGCACTCGACGCGCAGATTGCCTGCGCCGACGGCGGCATATTGATCAATTGGGACATTCGTCTTGATGCTCTGCCGGGAGCCTGGGTGTCGGATCTGTTCGATCGCTTCGTGGCGGTCGTGCGTGAGGTGTCTGTCTGCTCCGCGGTCCTGGATCAACCGTTTTCTCAGCGCACGCTGCCGCTGACCGCTCTTCAACAGGCCTATTTGCTTGGGCGCAGCGCGCAGATGCCGCTGGGCGGCGTGGCCATGCAGGAGTTTCGCGAGTACCGCGGCTCTTTGGATCCTGCTCTGCTGCGAAGCCGGTTGGCCGGGATGGTCCAGCGCCACGAAAGCCTGAGAACACGGATCGATGCGCAAAAACTCGTGCAGCTTGTCAGTGATGAGGTGCAGATAAACCTGCAGGAAGTCGACCTCACTGCTCTGTCGCCAGAAGATGCGCTTGGCTACGTTGAGGAGCGTCGTGAGGATTATGCACACGCGCTGTTCGAGCTGGATCGCTCGCCCTGGAATGTCACGGTCTTCCGGCTCCCGGAAGGTCATCTGTGCGTTTTTGTGCGCCTTGATGCATTGATCCTCGATGGGCGATCGATTGCAACCCTCATGGTTGAACTGTTCGACGGTGTAGTCGGCGAGGAACCGTTCACAGAGGTTACCCCTGAGCCAGAAGACCTCGCCCGCCAACGCAAGGCGGATGCCGCTTATTGGAAAGCCAAACTCGCCTCCGTGAGCGGTGCTCCACGTTTGCCGTGGATCACCGCGCTGGACCAGGTGGGCGCTTCTCGCTATGAGCGACAGAGCTTGTTGGTGCCCAAAGCGGCGTTCAGCGCGTTCTGCAAACTGGGAGCGCGGCAACGGCTGTTCAAGAACTCCACCCTGATGGCGCTGGTGCTGGAAGTGCTTTCCCACTGGGTCGATGAGGGGGGATTGTGTGTCGCGGTGCCTGTTGCCCCGCAAACGAGTGGTGCCTTTGCCAATCGCTCAAGCTTTATCGCGGTCAATTGGAACTCCGATTCAGACGGTTTTGCGCAGCGGGCTACCCAGCTGCAAGTCGATGTGCTGGAAGGTTTGCAGCATCTGGTCTTTTCAGGGGTTGACCTTGCCCGGTTGCTGTTCGAATCCCACGGTCCAGGCCCCGTCCTGCCTGTGGTGATCACCAACGGTTTTTCCTGGCCGGTCTCGCCGGTGGACAGTCCCATGAGCCTGTGGGGCGGACTGACCCAGACACCACAGGTGGCGATGGATATTCGCTTCTCGGCCAACGCCGAGGGTGCCTTGGTGTTCGACATCGACTATGCACGCGAAGTACTTGATCCGGCCGTGGTCAGCGATATCTTGAGTGCCTTCGAAAGGGCGATCAGTCAGATCACGGCAAACGGTGTTTTTGCCATTGATGCCCCGGCGATTATTGACAGGCGCCACTACCGGCTGAATAGCCCGGTTACTGATGCGTGCCACGCAGCGTTTCTCGGGCAGATCGCGAGCCATATCTTTGATCGTACCAACGCCAGAATCGCCCTTATCAGCGGCGACCGGCAAATCAGCTATGCCGAACTTGGCGACGGCGTATGCCGGGTGATCGCTGCGTTGAAAGCGCGCGGGCTTTCTCGGCGCAATGTGGTTGCCATATGCCTGCCCCGCAGCCCGGAGCACACGATGGTGACGTTGGCCTGTGCACTGACGGGCTTGATCTGGGTCCCCATCGATGCTTCAGCACCTGAGGAGCGACGGCTTTTCCTGCTGGAAAACTGTCGACCTGATCTGGTGGTGATCACCCAAGGTGAGCCTGTCGAGCATCCTTACGCGACACCCGATGAGCTGCTGGCAGCGCAAGCCCAGGTTCCACCGGTGATGGATGACCTGTCGTTAAGCGAAGCGCCGGCCTATTACCTCTATACCTCGGGCACCACCGGAAAGCCAAAATGTGTGGTGCTGAGCAACCGAGCCACAGCCAATGTCATTGGCAGTACTCTTGAGCGCTGGGCAGTGACCGAGCGCGATGTGTTCATGTCCGTCACCCCGCTTCACCATGACATGTCGATTTTCGACGTGTTGGGCTGCCTGACCGCGGGGGCGACGCTGGTACTTCCTGGCCAGGGCGAGGAAAAGGATGCGGTGCGCTGGAATCAGTTGATTGCCCGGCATCAGGTGACGTTGTGGTGTTCGGTGCCCGCCATCCTGGAGATGCTCCTTTCTTGCCGCGCCACTCATGACTTGAAGAGCCTACGCCTGATTGCGCAGGGCGGTGACTACATCAAGCCCGCCGTCATTGCCGAGCTGCGCGCGCTGCTGCCGGTTTCTCGGTTGATCTCCCTTGGGGGCCCGACGGAGACAACCATCTGGAGTATCTGGCACGAAATCACTGCCGATGACCGAGCGCTGATCCCCTACGGAAGGCCCTTGCCCGGTAACCGTTACTTCACCCTTGATTCACAGGGTGAGCATTGCCCGGCGGGCGTCGTCGGCCGAATTCACACGGCCGGTGTCAATCTCGCACTGGGGTACCTGGAAAACGGCGAGCTGACACAGAGCGAGTTCGTGACCGTCAGCGATGAACATGGCCAGGCCGTTCGGGCTTTCCGCACCGGTGATTGTGGTCGCTACCGTCGCGATGGCACCTTGATCTTCGACAGTCGGGTCAACGGCTATGTGAAAGTCCGCGGTGTACGGGTGTCGCTCCCGGATATCGAGATCGAACTGATCAATCACCCATCGGTCAGGCACGTGCTGGTCGTGGATTATGGCGAACAGCGTCGAGGTGAGGTTTGCATCGGTGCGCTGTATGTCGGCCAGCAGGGTGCCGCAGAGCTGACGGCAACCGAGTTGCGCAACTATGCCCGCCAGCATCTGCCGCATTCCCATGTACCCACGCGGTTCTTGAGCGTGGATGAGTTGCCGCTGTCGCAAAACGGCAAGCCTGATCGCCAGCGTGCCCGGAGCCTGCTCACTGCGCCGGCGAATGAAGTGGCCGAGCCTGTCGCCAGGATCGTGCCGACCCAGAGAAACAAGGTGCTGGACATCTAC
It encodes:
- a CDS encoding (2,3-dihydroxybenzoyl)adenylate synthase translates to MTIEFHHWPLDRAQSYREKGYWIDKPLTQILQARSQSQPHASAIICGDRRFSYAELEQLSSNLASRLAASGLGKGDTALVQLPNIAEFYIVLFALLKTGIAPLNALYSHRKLELKSYAKQITPRLLIASREHEVFRDDSYIADLKEVGSSPEITLLLGELRPENNLAAWIKTPSERHVDFSPSEPGEVALFQLSGGSTGTPKLIPRTHNDYHYNARASAHVCELTPQTRFLCALPAAHNFLLSSPGALGVLYAGGTIVMAPSPEPLTCFSIIQRHEVNTVALVPSAVALWLQAAPEHKEQLQSLEFLQVGGACFADSLARQVPGVLGCTLQQVFGMAEGLINYTRLDDSNEQIFTTQGRPISPDDEIKIVDEHGIPVPHGEPGMLATRGPYTFCGYYRSPEQNAQAFDNEGYYYSGDLVQLTPTGDLRVVGRVKDQINRGGEKVASEEIENLIVLHPDVTHAGLVAMPDDRLGEKSCAFVVSRNPTLKPPALRRHLMELGIAEYKLPDRIRLIETMPLTAVGKIDKKQLRQFLAAETTRAWLHTRVLQLVEDCEDLDPEENLIFYGLDSLQVMKLAAELKERGIAVSFEELAASPTLASWWSLVDTKQKAA
- a CDS encoding histidine decarboxylase, translated to MTLSTADQSRLERFWQHCVTNQYFNIGYPESADFDYSQLHRFLRFSINNCGDWNEYSNYLLNSFDFEKDVMTYFSELFNIALEDSWGYVTNGGTEGNMFGCYLGRELFPDGTLYYSKDTHYSVAKIVKLLRIKCRAVESLANGEIDYDDLMAKITADQERHPIIFANIGTTLRGAVDNIATIQQRLQQAGIARHDYYLHADAALSGMILPFVDHPQPFSFADGIDSICVSGHKMIGSPIPCGIVVAKRKNVARISVEVDYILAHDKTISGSRNGHTPLMMWAALRSHSFADWRQRIHHSLEKAQYAVDRFQAAGIDAWRNENSITVVFPCPSQWIAKKYCLAISGDTAHLITTPHHHDNLMIDALIDEVITELETDAWRFGGAHVKQEGHERRPSHSARETCPRFDVI
- a CDS encoding amino acid adenylation domain-containing protein: MQAACWIGRAAHASLGRVSAHLYAEFDGRSIDLERLRKALERVCLLHPMLRVRLNAEGLQSIASMDQSPPLEVEDLRVMTELEVARHLLCKREEWTHQQLDLGHCPGVRFSVSLLAGDEFRLHVDTDMIAIDPSSFRILIEDLARFYDDPDGPVPHTPSFFDWYDKARTDTSLKVARERDRIWWRERLAEVAPAPTLPFLEVQPDQARSHRLSTWLGPDERQALQRLARERRMTLSTLMMGLFAAVLGAQTGDRKFRLNVPTFWRPPLVDEVERVVGDFANVLILDVDIESARSPAALCTQMAKKMVDLLEHCAYPGVNLMRDLSRHHGSPQLAPVVFTAALDMPGGDLLSERVRRVFGSMNWVISQGPQVALDAQIACADGGILINWDIRLDALPGAWVSDLFDRFVAVVREVSVCSAVLDQPFSQRTLPLTALQQAYLLGRSAQMPLGGVAMQEFREYRGSLDPALLRSRLAGMVQRHESLRTRIDAQKLVQLVSDEVQINLQEVDLTALSPEDALGYVEERREDYAHALFELDRSPWNVTVFRLPEGHLCVFVRLDALILDGRSIATLMVELFDGVVGEEPFTEVTPEPEDLARQRKADAAYWKAKLASVSGAPRLPWITALDQVGASRYERQSLLVPKAAFSAFCKLGARQRLFKNSTLMALVLEVLSHWVDEGGLCVAVPVAPQTSGAFANRSSFIAVNWNSDSDGFAQRATQLQVDVLEGLQHLVFSGVDLARLLFESHGPGPVLPVVITNGFSWPVSPVDSPMSLWGGLTQTPQVAMDIRFSANAEGALVFDIDYAREVLDPAVVSDILSAFERAISQITANGVFAIDAPAIIDRRHYRLNSPVTDACHAAFLGQIASHIFDRTNARIALISGDRQISYAELGDGVCRVIAALKARGLSRRNVVAICLPRSPEHTMVTLACALTGLIWVPIDASAPEERRLFLLENCRPDLVVITQGEPVEHPYATPDELLAAQAQVPPVMDDLSLSEAPAYYLYTSGTTGKPKCVVLSNRATANVIGSTLERWAVTERDVFMSVTPLHHDMSIFDVLGCLTAGATLVLPGQGEEKDAVRWNQLIARHQVTLWCSVPAILEMLLSCRATHDLKSLRLIAQGGDYIKPAVIAELRALLPVSRLISLGGPTETTIWSIWHEITADDRALIPYGRPLPGNRYFTLDSQGEHCPAGVVGRIHTAGVNLALGYLENGELTQSEFVTVSDEHGQAVRAFRTGDCGRYRRDGTLIFDSRVNGYVKVRGVRVSLPDIEIELINHPSVRHVLVVDYGEQRRGEVCIGALYVGQQGAAELTATELRNYARQHLPHSHVPTRFLSVDELPLSQNGKPDRQRARSLLTAPANEVAEPVARIVPTQRNKVLDIYLSVLGRPLEDGVNDAVDFISLGLRPQHLKAISARFQEDFSVVLSPGQLLRCRTAQDVERLLVAEGS
- a CDS encoding isochorismate synthase, producing the protein MRSGTLRANDTDEVQAIDEKERFSFTSGDRELTVAGMLQRIETPAIGGDNANSLFQKTVMQALDRARKAGQSNPIIVGAIPFDPAEASCLYIPEHAEWRARSTTARTGVATLPELIEQKNIPDEQGFKRAVEHAIVNFRHSDVRKAVLSVQRELVFAQDVDVGAMQNNLRAQNQSGYHFRVPMLDGATLIGVSPELLVHKDGLNFVSNPLAGSAKRMTDPQADRRNADWLSASEKDHYEHRLVTEDIATQLGELCTQLNVPQRPTLISTPALWHLSTRIEGTLADPTVSALQLACRLHPTPAVCGFPTERARRLIRFVEPFERGLFTGMVGWCDAQGNGEWVVTIRCGTVKRNRVRLFAGAGIVEASSPDSEWTEVQTKLGTMLRACGLAH
- a CDS encoding isochorismate lyase: MSQLKTPEACESLNDVRAGIDFFDRQILESLKQRLGYVKAAVQFKANEQAIPAPERVAAMLEDRREWAVAAGFEVAFVEKLYEQIIHWNIQQQILHWQVTYPDRNKA
- the mexE gene encoding multidrug efflux RND transporter periplasmic adaptor subunit MexE, which translates into the protein MEQSLKHLRFPLALLALLVMSACGKTPDAAATMPPAKVSVAKVLEQPVNEWDDFTGRLEAPETVEIRPRVSGQIDEVTFTEGALVKKGDLLFQIDPRPFQAEVRRLEALVAQGRANATRSENEAQRGERLRTSNAISAELADSRTSAAQEARAAVGAIQAQLDLAKLNLSFTRVTAPISGRVSRAEITAGNLVTADVTALTSVVSTDKIYAYFDADERVYLKYTQLARQGQRGQTTPVYLGLSNEEGNPHLGQMNFVDNQVNPKTGTIRGRAVFDNSKGEYTPGLYARLKLVGSGTYSAVLINDEAVGTDLGKKFVLVMDADNKSAYRAVELGPKIEGLRIVRSGLNKDDTIIVKGLQRVRPGSPVTPEVIPMASQETLAALAQQRQALEASNLPQVAPAKVAPGTAVKLAAATPRG